GTCGGTACCGTTGACGAATGAAATCTCGAGCTTGAGTAATGGTGATTTTGATTTTGCGACGTTATCGTGGTCGAGTGATTTTCAAGATCCAATTGATTTCTTGAATAAGGCTTCCGTGACTAATTCAGTTGATTTTGGAAAGTTCAAGTTACCAGCTTATGAAGCGCAAATCGCACAACTGGCGGCTGGTACTCAAAGTACAACGCAACGGTATCAAACGATGCAGCAAGCCGCTAAATTAGTTGCGACTGAACAAGGTGTCACGCCATTGTATCAAACTGCGGCTGCTCATTTGGTTAGTGATAAGGTCGGGGGCATTCATTTTACGTTGTTACGAGATGCCTTGTATCGTTATGCTTATTGGAAATAACGGCTTTTAGCAGTGAGTTCTGCCAGCGTCATAGCCTGTTTATTTGCTCAGATTACGGTAAAATAGAAGATAACCCAAGATGTTTCACGTGAAACATTTAAAATTAACGGTTAGTGAAGGGATTGGTCAGCATGGCGGCAAAGTTTCAATTCGAACCAACAGCAATAACGGCATTAAAGGATCAGTATGATGTGATTATTATTGGTTCTGGCAGTAGTGGCTTAGTTAGTGCAGTTCAGGCCCATGAGTTAGGATTGCGGCCGGTTATTTTAGAAAAAATGCCTAAAATCGGTGGCAATACGACGCGGGCATCTTCTGGGATGAATGCGGCTGAAAGCTTGGTGCAATTAAAACACCACGTGGTGGATAGCTATGCTGATTTTTATCATGAGACTTTGATTGGTGGCGGTCGTCAAAATGACCCAGCCTTGTTGGATTATTTTGCGTCACATGGCGCCTTAGCGCTTGATTGGCTGGCAGCACATCAGATTGAACTAGACGACTTAACCATTACCGGAGGGATGCGAGTTAAACGCACCCACCGACCAAGTAGTCTAGCACCAATTGGGGGCTTTTTGATCACGCAATTATTAAAAGTGATTGCAGCTGAAAAGATTCCACTGTTTACTGAAGTCACGGTGACCAGCTTACAACAAACGGAAGCTAAAGTTACGGGAGTACGAGTGACCTTAGCCACCGGTGAAGAACGAACGTTACAAAGCGCAGCGGTAATTTTAGCCACCGGTGGTTTTGGCGCCAACCGGACTTTGATTGGCAACTATCGGCCAGATTTGACGGCTTATCAAACCACTAATCAACCAGGTGCGACCGGTGATGGCTTAACTTTAGCCACCCAGGTCGGCGCACAACTAGTTGATATGGATCAGATTCAGGTTCATCCGACTGTGCAACAAGAGACGGATCATCCGTTCTTAATTGGTGAAGCCGTGCGTGGCGAGGGCGCTATCTTGGTCAATCAAGCGGGACAACGGTTTGTGAACGAGTTAGCGACCCGAAAAGCTGTCACAGCGGCGATTGACCAGTTACCAACTAAGCATGCTACTTTGATTTTGGATCAATCTGTACGGCAACGCGTGCCCGCAATTGAATTTTACGATCATATGGGGTTAGTTGAAACCGGCGCAACCTTAACTGAATTAGCGGCTAAAATTAATCTGCCAGCTGCGGCGTTAACGCAAACCGTGACGACTTGGAATACGGCCGTGGCGACACAAAATGATGCGGCTTTTAACCGGAAAACTGGCATGAGTCATGGCCTTAAGACGGGACCATTCTATGCGATTCGCATTGCACCAGCTGTACATTATACGATGGGTGGGGTTAAGATTAACCGGCAAACCCAAGTCTTAAATGCCAACCAACAAGTGATTCCAGGGCTCTATGCGGCCGGTGAAGTAGTTGGCGGGCTGCATGGAAATAACCGGATTGGTGGTAACTCAATTGCTGAAACCGTGATTTTTGGTCGGCAGGCAGGGCAACAAGTCTATCGTTATTTAACGGCACTTAAAACTGAATAAACTAAAGCGGGGCCGTCAAATATGGCGGCCCCACTTTTTGTAACTGATTGGAAGGGGTGCTGAAATCGGCAAAACTGTGGCAATTAATGTGTTTGTTCAGAGAACTAAACAGCCGAAAGTGACTAACCAATTGGTACTTTATTAGGTTGTCACGATAAATAAGTGCTGATTTGGATGCGATGGGGCATCCAAATCAGCTACGACCGAATTATGGGTGCACCCCTTATTAGTGGGGAGTGTTTTCGATGAAGCCAAAAGCATTTTTACCAATCGGTCAACTTGGAAAGTGAAAACGACTTAAGCTTGCTTGATGAAGTTTTGACCGGCTTTAATTAAGTCAGCGGTCTGCTGATTAAGTAGCGGTGGTAATTGGTCGAAATCAAAGTAGGCTAGTTTTAAAGTTTCATTGGTGGCTTGACGTAAAACCTGTCCGCCAACTGCGCGGACTAAGAATAGTCGCGTGATTGTTTGGGCGATATCGCCATTTGGATAGGCGGTTTCGCCGCGATCAAAAATACCAATGGGGGCTACTATCTCAACCTTGAGGCCACTGTCTTCTTCGTATTCGCGGACGCAAGCAGTGGCATAAGTTTCGCCGTATTCTAAATAACCACCGGGTAAGCTCCAATTATGGGTATCAGTCCGTAAGTTCAGGAGTACCCGTTGCTGTTCATCAACTAAAATTCCAGCGGCCGTGTTTAAAATAATGGGCTTGTGGCCCACTAAAGCGCGAATTTCTTGAATATAATTTGCCATTATTATGCCTCACCTTCATGGTTGTTAAAGTTAATTATACGCGTTGCTGATAATAAATAAACCGGTTACAGCCGCGGAAATTGCCAATTTTGTTGGGCCTTAAATAGCGACTTTAATGCTAACTGGGTTTGCGCATCCGTCGTTTTTTAGCTAAGATGGTAGCTATATCCTGCTATCATAGTAGCAGTAGTTCTTTGAATAATGAAAAGAGAGAAAACGATGCAAAGAAAATTAAGTACGGGCCAAATGCAGATGATTGCATTAGGTGGCACGATTGGCGTAGGGCTCTTCATGGGTTCTGGCTCAACCATCAAGTGGACCGGACCGTCAGTTTTGATTGCGTATATCGTCGCCGGCGCTTTTTTGTACCTGATTATGCGAGCTTTGGGTGAAATGCTGTACGTTGATCCAAATACGGGGTCTTTTGCCAAGTTTGCTTCTGAATATATTCATCCGGTCTTCGGCTATTTAACCGCATGGAGTAATGTCTTCCAGTTTGTGGTGGTTGGGATGAGTGAGATGATTGCGTTAGGCGGCTATTGCCGCTATTGGTGGCCAAACTTACCAGACTGGATTCCAGGCTTAATTGCGATTGGTTTTTTATGTGCGGCTAATTTGATTTCGGTCAAGATGTTTGGCGCCTTGGAAACTTGGTTCTCCCTCATTAAAGTGGTCACCATCATTTTAATGATTATTGCGGGGCTGGGACTGATCTTGTTTGGTTTTGGGAATCATGGTCATGCTATTGGTATCAGTAACCTGTGGGCGCACGGCGGCTTTTTCACGGGTGGGGTGAAAGGTTTCATGTTTGCCTTAGCAATTGTCTTGGCGTCTTATCAGGGGATTGAACTGATTGGTGTGACGGCTGGTGAAGCTGAAAATCCGCAGAGCACGTTAGTTAAAGCGATCCGGTCGACCGTCGCTAGAATTTTGATTTTTTACGTCGGCGCCATTTTCGTGATTGTTAGTATTTATCCCTGGGATCAATTGAGTCAGATCGGCTCCCCCTTCGTTCAAACGTTTGCCAAGATTGGGATTACTGCGGCCGCGTCGATTATTAATTTCGTGGTCATCACGGCCTCACTATCTGGAACGAATTCTGGGATTTATAGTGCCAGTCGGATGACGTATACCTTAGCGGAAAATCGACAATTACCACACAAGATGACCTTGTTAAATCGCCATGGGGTCCCGTTTTATGCGGTCATTTCAATTTCAATTGGAATTTTAATTGGGGTGTTACTAAATGTGATTTTGCCCTATTACTTTAAAAGTGCCAGTGAAATTTTCGTGATGGTTTATAGTTCGAGTGTCTTACCTGGGATGGTGCCGTGGATTGTGATTTTGATCAGTCAGATTGAATTTCGCAAACAAAATGCGGCTAAGATGGTCAACCATCCTTTCAAGATGCCATTTTCACCGTATTCGAATTATTTAACGTTAGCTTTTTTAGCGTTAACCTTGGTATTTATGTTTATTAATCCGGAAACGCGGTATTCGATTTTAGTGGGAGTTGTCTTTTTAGTTATCATGACGATCATTTACTTCCGAAAATATCGCCAATCAACGGATACACATTAATCAGTTATCAATGATCAGCTTGTGACTTAATGGTCACCGGCTTTTTATTTGGGCAAAAGTTGCGGTAAAATTGGGTATCAACGGATTAATGAAGGGGGTTTTGAGGCAATGGTTAAACAAGGACATTATGCTAGCTCAAGTCGACGGAAGGTTGTCCATCAGCTCAAACAGCATCATCAAGCGCAGGCTGATCGGGTCATTGCCACAGCGGCGATAGCCGAATTTTTACAGGTCCGGTATCATTTGACGCAGGCCGGTGCACAACGGCCAATCGTACGTAAAACCATGCAACGCTGGCTAACGCAGTGGTTGGCATTAGCCACAGCGACGCCTGCCACGACTTGGTCGGTCGCCACTTTGACGGCACAAACGTTGCAAGCATTCAACCGGCAGTTACCTTGGCAGGGGTATGCGCTGGTATTACAAAATTTTGCAGCGTGGCAAGCTTTCTTGGTTAAAGAGGTTCCCGCAGTGCCACTGACGACACGGCTAACGTTGACGGCATTGCAGTCGCCGACACAGATTCAAGCACAGGTGATGCAACAATTGGCGGTGAATGGCTTGTTAGGCTTGCTGGGCCAAGATGAACAGCGATTAGCCCAAGTGACGACGACGCAGGTGGCACAATTACAAACAAGTCTACAAGTAGCGGGTAAGGTGGACTGGCAACGGGTCGCCACGTTACTAGAACCAGTTGCGGCCACGGCTACCAGTCAAGATATAAGTACACAGACTTGGGTGCAACAACTGAGAAAATTAACACCGAAAGATTTTGACTAAATGTTCAAAAAGGAGATGCACTAATGAAATTTATGACGTCTGATCAGGTGACTTTAGATTATACGGATGCGGGCCACGGACAAGCAGTGGTTATTTTAACCGGTTTTGGTGGTGCTAAAGCTATCTGGGCGGCCCAAATCCCGGTGTTGCTTGCTGCGGGCTATCGGGTTATTAATCTGGATGGCCGGTGCCAAGGGCTTTCAGAACACACGGCAAAAGGATTACGGATGAGTCGGCGGGCCCTGGATGCGGCTGAATTAATTGCAGCCTTACAATTAGAAAAACCGATTTTAATGGGAAATTCTATGGGAGCAGCAACTTGGTTTGCTTACCTATCCTTGTTTGGGGATGCTAACGTTGGCGCAGTGATTGATGTTGATCAATCGCCTAAAATGATCAACACCCCCCAATGGCCTTATGGCTTTAAAAAATTAACTTGGACAGATTTTCCCGCTAGTTTCCAGCAACCATTGGGGCGTTCGACCTTCAAACACATTGATGACGCAACGTATGCGCAAGTTAAAGCGGTTGCCAACCAAGCGCCATTTGATGCCCCCTTAATGGGCCCTTTACTGATCAATCACGCTGTTCAAGACTGGCGCGATGTGATCCAACAACTGACCAAGCCGTTTTTGATTATTGCAGGTCAAGAATCCCCTTACTTTAATTCAGATTTTGCGGCGGTTGTGGCGCAGACCGCCCCACAAGGGCAAAGTGTTGTGATTCCAGCAGCCGGCCATATTGTTATGGCTGAACAGTCAGCCGCGTTTAATACCGCATTATTACATTTTTTAGCAACGGTAACGTCAAGCGATGAGGATTAGCATCGCTGTTTAGTTGTTTTTGTTGACTAAATATGCCATAATTTGTTCGAATATATTTTAGCGATGGGGTAGGCTAAATTAAGCGAACGAAATGGGGATGGCTTAATGTCAATTCATCAAAACAATTTTTATGCTAACGAATTAGGCCGGCTGGTTAACGTGACGGTGATTTTACCGGAGCCAATGAATTCGGCGGGGAAGGTCGCCGCTACTTTCAGTCGCGGGTCAGCCCAATTACCTGTTATCTGGCTGTTACATGGTTTAGGTGGCGATGCGACGACGTGGATCCGCCAGACTGCAATTGAACGTTTAGCGACCCAGTATCGCGTCGCTGTCGTGATGCCACAAACGGAACGCGGCTTTTATACGGATATGGTCACTGGACCCCGGTATTGGACCTTTTTGACGACTGAATTACCAGACCGATTACGATTCATGTTCCCACTAAGTGCCGCCCGTGAACAAAATTTTGTGGTCGGAAATTCCATGGGTGGGTATGGGGCCTTGCGATGGGCGCTAACGTATCCAGAACGTTTTGCCGCCGTTGCTGCACTATCACCAGTGACGGATTTGGCACGTTTTCGGGTAGAACAGGCCGCAATTATGCCCGATTTTGACTTAGCGTTTGATCCGCAACATTTAAGCGATACGCCGGTTGGCATTGATTACTTGTTACAGCACTTGTCCGCACCTAGCCAGACCTTACGAGTCTTAATGACGACGGGGAGTGAAGATATGTTGCGGGCAATGGATGTCGCCTATCAGCCCCGGTTTGCCAATGCCTTTAAAACGAATTTTACGTGGCAAGAATTACCTGGACGTCACGATTGGCCGTTGTGGAATCAGCAGTTGCCGATGGTGATGCAATGGCTATGTGGCGAACAGTTGGCGCCATTGTAAAATTGTTTCACGTGAAACAATTGCTAAAACTCAAAAAAATCCCCGCCGGAAATTAGCTTCCAGCGAGGATTTTTTTGTTAATCAGTTTTAAGATTTAATTTAAGCCCGGATCTTTTTCCAAAAAGTGGAAGCGGATGAACTTACCAATTTCAGTGACAATTAGGACCACAATTCCAGCTAGGATGGGAATTCCCCAGCCGTAACCAAAGCTAACGTTGGTTGTGTGGAAGACTGATTGCATAAATGGCAAGTAGACAATCCCTAACTGTAGCAGAATAAGAATGCCGACAATGTAAAAGGCCATTTTATTTTGAAAGAGGTATTTAGAAATGACGGGATGGTTATTCCGCAAGTTAAACAGGTAGAAAATCTTCCCAAAGATAATGATGTTTAACGACATCGTACTTCCGACCACATTTGGCAAACCTAACGCAGTTAAGTAGTCGTAGGCGAAAATACCTAGTCCGGAAATGAGCAACGAAACATAGACAATTTCAAAGGAGTCTAACTTGGATAAAAGTCCGGCTTTGACGTTTCGCGGCCCGCGGGCCATAATCCCAGCCTCGGGTGGTTCGAAAATAAACGCAAACTGAATTGTTAATGCCGATACCATGTTAATCCAGAGTAACTGTGTCGGGTAGAGGGGCAATTCATGGCCCATTAGAATACTGATGATGACGACCAAGCCTTCTGCAAAACTGGTTGGCAGTAAAAAGCGAATCGTTTTCCGAATATTATCAAAGACGTGGCGACCTTCACGGACTGCCGCCACTATGTCGGCGAAATCATCGTCTGCTAAGACCATATTAGCAGCTTCTTTGGCGACTTCAGTTCCCTTAATCCCCATAGCAACCCCAATATCGGCTTGTTTTAAGGCTGGTGCATCGTTGACCCCGTCACCAGTCATTGAAACGACGTGTTGATTAGCTTGTTGTGCGCGGACAATCCGTAATTTATTGGCCGGAGTAGCGCGGGCAAAGACATTGTAGTCATCAATTTGGGCGTTGAGTTGTTGATCATCTAAAGCATCGATTTCAGGCCCCGTGATGGTTTTGACGTGTGGCGCTAAAGCCAACTTGTTGGCAATTGCCATCGCCGTATCTGGGTGGTCACCGGTAATCATTTTAACTTGGACACCAGCTTGGCGAAGTTCCGCAATGGCGGCAGCGGCTTCTTCACGGGGTGGGTCAATGATTCCGACCATACCGGCTAAGGCTAAGTTGCTAATGTTTTTGGCATCAATGGTCGTCATGTCTGGCGCAACGACTTGATAAGCTAAGGCGACGACGCGCAAGCCATCTGCGGTTAGGTCGGCCATGGCATGATCCCAATAAGTGGGAGCTGTTTTTTGATCGGTTAATCGCAAAATAGTAGCGGGCGAGCCTTTGACCATCAATAAGCGTTGGCCGTTAAAGTCAGCTAAACGTGCGGAGAATCGGAAAGCAGAGTCAAAAGGTAGCGAGTCGACTTCGGCTACTTTCGGATCATGACCAGTCATCTTACGATAAAGCGTTGTTAAGGCGCCATCGGTCGGTTCACCGGTCAGTTCCCATTTATTGTTTTCAAAATGCAATTGTGCATCAGTGGTTTGACCGGCAATATTGACTAGCCATTCCATGCTTTCATCCTGATGCCAATCCATTGTTTGACCGTTTAGTTTTAAGGACCCGTCGAAGTTAACGCCACCATCGGCATCATAACCCACACCAGTAACATCGAAGAAATGGTGTGGGGTGACCACTTTCGTGACGGTCATTTCATTTTTAGTTAAGGTCCCAGTCTTATCGGTATTAACAATATCCACGGCCCCCAGGGTTTCGACAGCGGGTAATGATTTAACGATGACATTTTTCTTCGTCATGCGCCGGGTCCCCATGGCTAAGACAACCGAAGTACTGGCAGGTAAGCCTTCTGGCATGGAACCCACGACCATGGTAATCACGGCAATTAGTAGGGTTGGTAAGCTGTAAGTATCCATCAGCAGGCCCAGACCAAATAACAAGACGGCTGCGACGACGATGGCGATTGATAAGCCGAGACCCAATGAATTCAAGTTTCGCATTAGCGGGGTCGGCTTTTCTTTGACAGCGCCAACCGATTGTTGAATGGCCCCGATTTCGGTTGCTTCGGCGGTTGCCACGACAATGCCTAAGCCGGAACCACTCGTGACCGCCGTTGAAGCATAGACCAAGTTACGCCGATCTGCCAAGGCCAATTGCTCAGCTGGCATGGGCTCTTCAATCTTTTCAACCGGATTGGTCTCACCAGTAAGAATGGATTCTTGCACACTTAGATTATCGGCAGAAATGAGGCGCATATCTGCCGGGACGGCGTCGCCCGCCTCCAAGTTGACCAAGTCACCAACTACTAAGTCGCGCGCATCAATCTCAAGTTTTTGGTTGTCGCGAATGACAAAGTTTTTAGATATCAGCATTTCACGGATGCGCTCTAAGGCGTTTCCCGCTTGACGTTCTTGCACGTAACCAATGATGGCATTGGCAATGATGACCAACCCGATGACGATGGAATCTGAGTAACGATGCATGAGAAACGTCATAATTGCGGCGGCAGCTAAAATATAAATAATACTATTATTAAACTGCTTGATGAACTGAATGAAGCGAGAAGTGTGCTTGGTTTCCAGTTCATTCCGACCGTTTTGTTGTAAACGGTGCTCAGCTTCGGCAGCACTAAGGCCAGTCACAGGATCAGTCCGGTACTTGGTTGCTAAAGTTGGTTCATCAAGCTGCCACAAATGGGTGGTATCCGGAGGCACCTGATCTTGGTCTTCCGGGTTAGTCAACTGCTGATTGTTATTATCTATCATTAAATTCACTCCTATAAAAGTTTTAAATTAAGCTTAACGATGGGGCGCAGTAAAATCGTTACGTTTTTTGGGCGTTAAGCAGGCCAAGGTGGCCACATCCCTTCCGGTTTTAGGTTGTCGTTAGTTATTATTATAAACGAATATTAATCGGCGTTGTTATAAAAATGTTTTACAGTTATATAACGCTTAATTACTTTAGTTGCAATAGTATATCAGATTACCCGTTAAAAGGCGCTAGTTAGCATTGCAACCCGGGTTTAAAACCAGTATGATGGCTAATAAATATAACTAAAAGGAAGCTAACTTGATGATTACCTATCGCTATTCTGTGGCGGCGGATTTACCGGCATTATTCGCCATTGATCAAACTATCTGGAATTCACAAAATAGTCCGGGGCCGATACTAGCCAAGGACCTCGCGGCATATACGCAAAATTATCCAAGCGGCAGTCAATTGGTGGCAGTTCAAGATGAGCAAATTTTAGGGATGATTTCTTGGAATCCAATGCCGCCCTTTATGTCAATGCGATTTACTTGGGATATTGGCATCGGGATTTTACCGCAAGCACAACATCAAGGCGTTGGGCGTGGTTTGATGACGAAACTTAAGGCTGAAGCGCGGCGTCTCGGGATTCATCGGCTTGAATTACGGGTGCTAGCGACTAATTTGGTGGCCCGGCAGTTCTATGCACAACTGGGATTTCAAGTAGAAAGTGTGGCCCGTGAGGCCTTTTACTTAGATGGTCATTTTGTGGATGACTATGGCTTGGCTTATTTGATTGATGAGTAGTGGAAATCAGTCAAGATCGGCGTTAATAATCGTTACAAAAAAGCGCTCGGGCAACTTTGTCCTGAGCGCTTAGTGTTTTAAAGGCATTACTAGCTTAGTCGATAGGGTCCTTCATGAGTAACCAAAGGATTAAGTAGGCGATTAATCCAGGAAACATCGGTGTAATTGCGAGTACGATGAAAATAAGCCGTGCGAGATTGGCATTCCAGTCGTAACGGGTGGCAATGCCGCCAATGACACCGGCAATCACACGATTTTGATTGGAACGATGAATGTTAATTTTCATGACGAAAGCCCTCCTTGAAGTGTATTTACACCTAGTGTAGCGTGTTCAGACTGGTCCGTCTACTAAGAGGCTTTTAAGCGGTTGGAAATGGATGTTCAGTGAGTACTGTTGTGTAGTAAGCGATTTCCTGGAGTGCTTGTGATAAGCCTTTGGTATAGCGTGCTTTTAGTGGGGCTGCCGCGATGAAGTGACCATCGGGTTGCAGGTTGTTTTGTAACTGACCAACAGGGGTGGGTTTAGGTAAGACCAGCATGCCTAGCCGTTGTAAGACGGGGACCAGCGCTGCCGCACCAAACTGGCCACCACGCATGTTATCAGCATATGAAACGAGTTTAACCGGTTTACGCTGGCCTTCAAAAGCCAGAAAATCGAGGGCATTTTTGAGCGCGGCCGGCATCGCATGGTTATACTCTGGTGTCAAGATGAGGTAACCGTCTGCTTGGGCCATATCACTAACCCATTGTTGCTGATTAGCGGGTAAGTGACGCTGGTTGTTTGCCATTGGTGGTAGTGCTTCATCAAAAAAGGGTAGATTGTATTGAGCTAAGTCTAAAAAGGTCGTCTTGAGACCTAATTCAGTACATAATGCAGGTGCCGTCAGCTGCAAATGGTTGAATAAAGCCCGACCGAGGGAACTTTTACGGGTACTACCTAAAATAATCGCAATTGTTTGCATAAGTAATTAACTCCATTTCGTTATTGATTCGCATGAATACAAAATGTTATTATAGACGGATAATCTTAATAATACAAGTATTTATTCATGTGAATTAAAAAGGAGATGAAAAGATGACCGAACCGTTAATCGAGCAGATAATGTCTGAATTAAATGCATTTATCGCCCAAGATGGCGTTGATGATGACGAGAAACAATGGGCGCAACGACAGACGACGGATGTCCACCTGCAACAGCAACTCAAGCAATTGTCGACTACCGATATTAAGGTAATTGCGCAATTAGCGACACAATCGGCGACGCACGCTAAAGCATTGCCACAACTAACGACGTTGTCACAAGCGACCATCTCACGAGCAGTTACTAAGTTAGCGCAGGTGGGCTTAGTTGAAAAATTTCGGAGTTTGCAAAACAATAAAGAAGTTTTAGTGCGGTTAACGACAGCGGGGCAACAGGTGGCACAACTCCAGCACCAATTAAAGCTGGCGATTGCTGCACAAGCCAGCGCCATTGCTGCAGACTATACGCCAGCAGAATTGACCCGGTTCGTGACCTTGATGCACCGAATTCGCCAAATCAAGCTGTGACTAGCATCTGGGAATGATAAGTCATTGACAGCCACGGTCAAAATTGTAAGTTAATAGCTGACAAGCCATACTCAGTTCTGGTATTGAAAGCGATAATGACCTTTTATATTCAGTCGTAAAATTGGAATTTTCGTTGAGATACTAATTTTGATCAAAGCTTAGTAAAACAGATTTTACTTGTTGAAACCTCCTATGAAATGCAGCGCACTGAAAATCAAAGGTGTGCCAGTTACGCTAATATTTCCCGGGAAATAATCGTGAACTACTCAAAAAATGTGGGCTGAAATGTGATAAGCTAGGTTGTACTATCTTGACTTACAAAAAATTAGTAGTCGCTAGATTTGGAGATGATAGTTGTGGATGACGCAGAACGTGAGCGCGGACCATGGCATCGTAATTTAATTGTTTTATGGTTTTGTACCTTTGTGGCTGGGATGGCATTTAGTGAAATTATGCCATTTTTGTCATTGTTTGTGAGCCAGCTAGGAGACTTTAATAAGCAGCAAGTGACCTTTTATAGTGGTCTTGCCTATGCGGCTGATTATGCTATTTCTGCTATTTCCGCACCATTATGGGGTATTATTGCGGATAAAAAAGGTCGTAAAGTGATGTTACTACGCGCTTCGTTAGGGATGGCGTTGGCGATGGGGTTAATGGGGTTTGTCACCAATGTTTGGCAATTAGTTGCTTTACGGGCTTTACAAGGTGTCTTTGCCGGTTTTATTTCCAATGCGCAAGCGCTAGTCGCTTCTCAAACACCACGTAAATATAGTGGTCACGCATTGAGTACCTTAATCACTGGGGCCGTTAGTGGTCAGTTATTTGGGCCGGTTATCGGTGGTGTCTTAGCCGAAGTGTTCTCGATTCGAAATACGTTCTTTATTACGGCGGGGTTATTAGTTGGTGCATTCTTGCTGAGTTTGTTCTTCGTGCAAGAACATTTCAAACCAGTTGATCATCATCGAGAACCGGGTGCTAGTCGCAATCCATTGGCAGCCTTTCAAAATCCTAAGTTAATCATTATCATGCTGTGCTCGACCATGATTGTCCAACTAGGGAATGCGTCAATTGCGCCGATTATTAGTTTATATGTGCGCGAATTGATGCATTATAAAGGCCCAATTACGGTTGTGGCCGGGATTATTGCTGCCTTACCCGGAATTTCTAATATTTTAGCGGCCCCTCGGCTAGGTCGGTATGGCGACCAGCATGGTTCAGGGCGGGTGCTATTGTTTGGGTATGTTTTTGCAGTTATTATGTATTTCCCACAAGGTTGGGTCACGAGTGTGATTGCCTTAGGGTTGTTACGATTTGCGATTGGAATTTCTGATGGGGCACTGTTCCCAGAAATTCAAACCTTATTGACTAAGAATACGCCAGTGCATTTGACGTCAACGATTTTCAGTTACAATCAGTCTTTTCAGGCGATTGGTAATATGTTAGGCGCTTTGTTAGGTGGCGTAATTGCTGGGATTTTTGACTATAATTCAGTCTTTATTCTGACTGCCGTGATGTTGGCCATTAACTTAGGCTTGATTTTGTGGTTGGTCCCAGGAATTTGGAAACAACAGGGGTCATTAGCTGAATAGTACGGTCTAAATGGTTAGGGAGGCGTACCTCGCTAACCATTTTTTGTTGTCAAAATTGAAACGAAGGCGTATGGTAATTCTATGACTATCGAACTAAAACAACAGATTAGTGAAGACCAACAACGTATCGCAATCTTTAAAGCTTTGGCTGATCAAAACCGATTGCGAATTATCCGAGTACTTTATCAGACGAACCGTGAA
This genomic window from Lactobacillus sp. CBA3606 contains:
- a CDS encoding flavocytochrome c, whose protein sequence is MAAKFQFEPTAITALKDQYDVIIIGSGSSGLVSAVQAHELGLRPVILEKMPKIGGNTTRASSGMNAAESLVQLKHHVVDSYADFYHETLIGGGRQNDPALLDYFASHGALALDWLAAHQIELDDLTITGGMRVKRTHRPSSLAPIGGFLITQLLKVIAAEKIPLFTEVTVTSLQQTEAKVTGVRVTLATGEERTLQSAAVILATGGFGANRTLIGNYRPDLTAYQTTNQPGATGDGLTLATQVGAQLVDMDQIQVHPTVQQETDHPFLIGEAVRGEGAILVNQAGQRFVNELATRKAVTAAIDQLPTKHATLILDQSVRQRVPAIEFYDHMGLVETGATLTELAAKINLPAAALTQTVTTWNTAVATQNDAAFNRKTGMSHGLKTGPFYAIRIAPAVHYTMGGVKINRQTQVLNANQQVIPGLYAAGEVVGGLHGNNRIGGNSIAETVIFGRQAGQQVYRYLTALKTE
- a CDS encoding alpha/beta hydrolase family protein; translation: MSIHQNNFYANELGRLVNVTVILPEPMNSAGKVAATFSRGSAQLPVIWLLHGLGGDATTWIRQTAIERLATQYRVAVVMPQTERGFYTDMVTGPRYWTFLTTELPDRLRFMFPLSAAREQNFVVGNSMGGYGALRWALTYPERFAAVAALSPVTDLARFRVEQAAIMPDFDLAFDPQHLSDTPVGIDYLLQHLSAPSQTLRVLMTTGSEDMLRAMDVAYQPRFANAFKTNFTWQELPGRHDWPLWNQQLPMVMQWLCGEQLAPL
- a CDS encoding amino acid permease; amino-acid sequence: MQRKLSTGQMQMIALGGTIGVGLFMGSGSTIKWTGPSVLIAYIVAGAFLYLIMRALGEMLYVDPNTGSFAKFASEYIHPVFGYLTAWSNVFQFVVVGMSEMIALGGYCRYWWPNLPDWIPGLIAIGFLCAANLISVKMFGALETWFSLIKVVTIILMIIAGLGLILFGFGNHGHAIGISNLWAHGGFFTGGVKGFMFALAIVLASYQGIELIGVTAGEAENPQSTLVKAIRSTVARILIFYVGAIFVIVSIYPWDQLSQIGSPFVQTFAKIGITAAASIINFVVITASLSGTNSGIYSASRMTYTLAENRQLPHKMTLLNRHGVPFYAVISISIGILIGVLLNVILPYYFKSASEIFVMVYSSSVLPGMVPWIVILISQIEFRKQNAAKMVNHPFKMPFSPYSNYLTLAFLALTLVFMFINPETRYSILVGVVFLVIMTIIYFRKYRQSTDTH
- a CDS encoding alpha/beta fold hydrolase: MKFMTSDQVTLDYTDAGHGQAVVILTGFGGAKAIWAAQIPVLLAAGYRVINLDGRCQGLSEHTAKGLRMSRRALDAAELIAALQLEKPILMGNSMGAATWFAYLSLFGDANVGAVIDVDQSPKMINTPQWPYGFKKLTWTDFPASFQQPLGRSTFKHIDDATYAQVKAVANQAPFDAPLMGPLLINHAVQDWRDVIQQLTKPFLIIAGQESPYFNSDFAAVVAQTAPQGQSVVIPAAGHIVMAEQSAAFNTALLHFLATVTSSDED
- a CDS encoding NUDIX hydrolase, which produces MANYIQEIRALVGHKPIILNTAAGILVDEQQRVLLNLRTDTHNWSLPGGYLEYGETYATACVREYEEDSGLKVEIVAPIGIFDRGETAYPNGDIAQTITRLFLVRAVGGQVLRQATNETLKLAYFDFDQLPPLLNQQTADLIKAGQNFIKQA